One stretch of Plasmodium vivax chromosome 8, whole genome shotgun sequence DNA includes these proteins:
- a CDS encoding DNA repair protein RAD23, putative (encoded by transcript PVX_094805A) yields MKVKVRTLQNNEEEISVDNEDTILDVKKKIEVAFPEMPCDKQKLIFSGNILKDESKAVDVLKENDIVIVMACKKIFSSKNNQTKESSSSSANVLKSKEKTPLPANDDQKNAAPTAAEEGGQSKNLNNAESALVTGEKLKETIDNICAMGFEREAVRKAMMVAFNNPNRAIDYLTNGFPDENEVNEISAINTMNGMNEMGAANAANAMRDVNETNETNETNETNDNSYEREDNESAPNLPNLLNNYSALADNPRQSVPDSTDQFRSSPFFNILRDVALSNPQRIPEILEMIGRTDPSFLEFIRENQGEFIRAIQNYGTNDHTANTENDLMAGDAFADQGNQNITDPNNENFNIPITPLNENEMESIKKLESLGFPKHLALEAFIACDKNEEMAANYLFENMNDYASE; encoded by the coding sequence ATGAAAGTAAAAGTAAGAACGCTTCAGAACAACGAAGAAGAAATCAGTGTCGACAATGAAGACACCATTTTAGAcgtgaagaaaaagatagAGGTGGCATTCCCCGAAATGCCCTGCGATAAGCAGAAGCTCATTTTTAGTGGAAATATATTGAAGGACGAAAGCAAAGCGGTGGACgtattaaaagaaaacgacATAGTTATAGTCATGGCGTGCAAAAAGATATTTAGTTCGAAGAACAACCAGACGAAGGAatcgtcatcatcatcggcaaacgttttaaaaagtaaagaaAAGACGCCTTTGCCGGCGAATGATGACCAGAAGAATGCCGCTCCCACCGCAGCAGAGGAGGGAGGACAGAGCAAAAACCTCAACAACGCAGAATCGGCCCTAGTCACGGGGGAAAAGCTAAAAGAGACCATAGACAACATCTGCGCTATGGGATTTGAAAGAGAAGCCGTAAGGAAGGCCATGATGGTGGCGTTTAACAACCCCAACAGAGCGATTGATTATTTGACGAACGGCTTTCCAGACGAAAATGAGGTGAACGAGATAAGTGCAATCAACACAATGAATGGGATGAACGAAATGGGCGCCGCCAACGCAGCGAATGCAATGCGTGACGTAAATGAAACAAACGAGACTAACGAGACGAATGAAACGAACGATAACTCCTACGAGAGAGAAGATAACGAAAGTGCCCCCAATTTGCCAAACCTTCTAAATAATTATAGCGCCCTTGCAGATAACCCTAGACAGTCTGTACCAGATAGTACAGATCAGTTTAGaagttccccattttttaacatccTACGAGATGTAGCTTTATCGAACCCACAACGCATTCCTGAAATTTTAGAAATGATCGGAAGAACAGATCCTTCCTTTTTAGAATTTATTCGAGAGAACCAAGGGGAATTTATAAGGGCCATTCAAAATTATGGGACTAATGACCACACAGCTAACACAGAAAATGATTTAATGGCAGGTGATGCATTTGCCGATCAAGGGAACCAAAATATTACAGACccaaataatgaaaattttaatattcccATTACGCCTCTAAACGAGAACGAAATGGAgagtattaaaaaattggaatcGCTCGGATTCCCGAAGCACTTGGCGTTGGAAGCCTTCATTGCTTGTGATAAGAACGAGGAGATGGCGGCCAACTATTTGTTTGAGAATATGAATGACTACGCGTCGGAGTAG